The following are encoded together in the Lathyrus oleraceus cultivar Zhongwan6 chromosome 3, CAAS_Psat_ZW6_1.0, whole genome shotgun sequence genome:
- the LOC127125508 gene encoding fasciclin-like arabinogalactan protein 15, translating into MDSKSIYGVSVGNFIITFFLLFILPIHSALPHNSSAVQINSNSILVALLDSHYTELSELVEKALLLQKLEEAVGKHNITIFAPRNQALERDLDPEFKRFLLEPRNLRSLQTLLMSHILPSRIASHHWPNTDLHHHTLSHHRLQLTTNPSGKKTVDSAEILKPDDVIRPDGVIHGIERLIIPRSVQEDFNRRRNLADISAILPEGAPVVDPRTHRLKKPVSVPAGAPPVLPIYDALAPGPSLAPAPAPGPGGPRHHFNGERQVKDFIHTLLHYGGYNEMADILVNLTSLATEMGRLVSEGYVLTVLAPNDEAMAKLTTDQLSEPGAPEQIIYYHIIPEYQTEESMYNAVRRFGKVSYDTLRLPHKVVAQESDGSVKFGHGDTSAYLFDPDIFTDGRISVQGIDGVLLPPEEEKEDESPISRVKTPLVKVAAKPKRGKLLELACSMVGSFGRVCS; encoded by the exons ATGGATTCAAAATCCATCTATGGTGTCTCCGTCGGCAATTTCATCATCACCTTCTTTCTCCTTTTCATCCTCCCAATCCATTCGGCATTACCTCATAACTCCTCCGCCGTTCAGATCAACTCCAACTCCATCCTCGTTGCGCTTCTTGATTCCCATTACACCGAACTATCTGAACTTGTTGAGAAAGCTCTTCTTCTTCAGAAACTCGAAGAAGCTGTTGGGAAACACAATATCACTATCTTCGCTCCTAGAAATCAAGCTCTAGAACGTGACCTAGATCCTGAATTCAAACGGTTTCTTCTCGAGCCGCGTAATTTGAGGTCTCTTCAAACGCTTTTGATGTCTCACATTCTTCCTTCCAGAATCGCTTCACACCACTGGCCTAACACCGACCTTCACCACCATACACTCTCCCACCACCGTCTTCAGTTAACCACAAATCCTTCTGGGAAGAAAACTGTTGATTCCGCTGAGATTCTCAAACCCGACGACGTTATCCGCCCCGACGGCGTTATCCACGGAATCGAACGCCTCATTATCCCTCGCTCCGTACAAGAAGATTTCAACCGGAGGAGAAATCTCGCTGATATATCAGCGATTCTCCCGGAAGGAGCACCGGTGGTAGATCCACGAACTCACCGATTAAAAAAACCGGTATCCGTTCCAGCCGGAGCTCCACCGGTACTACCAATCTACGACGCATTGGCACCGGGACCATCTCTAGCTCCGGCGCCGGCTCCAGGACCGGGAGGACCACGTCATCACTTCAACGGAGAACGTCAAGTGAAGGATTTCATCCACACACTTTTGCATTACGGAGGTTACAACGAAATGGCAGATATTCTTGTTAACCTAACGTCGCTTGCAACGGAAATGGGACGTTTAGTTTCTGAAGGCTATGTTCTCACCGTTTTGGCACCAAACGACGAAGCAATGGCGAAATTAACCACCGATCAATTGAGTGAACCAGGTGCACCGGAACAAATCATATACTACCACATAATTCCGGAATATCAAACGGAGGAGAGTATGTATAACGCCGTTAGAAGATTCGGTAAAGTTAGTTACGATACACTCCGTTTGCCTCATAAGGTTGTTGCTCAGGAATCTGACGGTTCCGTTAAATTCGGTCACGGCGATACTTCCGCTTATCTGTTTGATCCTGATATTTTCACCGACGGGAGAATCTCCGTTCAGGGAATTGACGGTGTTCTTTTACCTCCTGAGGAAGAAAAGGAAGATGAATCCCCAATTAGCCGTGTAAAAACTCCACTTGTTAAAGTTGCTGCTAAACCAAAGAGAG GAAAATTGCTGGAACTCGCTTGTAGCATGGTTGGATCTTTCGGAAGAGTCTGCTCATGA